A single genomic interval of Penicillium psychrofluorescens genome assembly, chromosome: 2 harbors:
- a CDS encoding uncharacterized protein (ID:PFLUO_003383-T1.cds;~source:funannotate) has protein sequence MLGTIRVGGVISGASPAYNIEEMSYALKTAQAKILMTTAASLSVAVPAAQNAGIPRKHIFLLEGDAPGYTTIKDLLKIGDKSGIRGQVLPFQIPPGKTNKDVCGFLTFSSGTTGLPKAVMISHQNVMAQCLQVQQVTSPDHKKVLAVLPLFHITGLVHQMHLPVLRNAEVYMLPSFSMESMLSTVVEYQISEMLLVPPILIRLLRDPIVAHYNLSHVQKFSSGAAPLSSEILQELERRFPSTGFKQGYGMTESCSCITAHPLDKCTYNYGHRGGTIVANTEVKIIDPDTGRELGYDEPGEILARGPQVVMGYLDNEKATRETFDEDGWLHTGDVGYMDREGFITITDRIKEMIKVKGIAVAPAELEDLLLGHPMVEDVAVSGISDDYTGERPKAYVVLKPSFRLEKDACTLVKLARELIDYVQENKVRHKWIVEVEIIDEIPKSASGKILRRVLRKFEYGKNGEDRLIARRQEIRSKL, from the exons ATGCTTGGAACAATCCGCGTCG GCGGTGTTATTTCTGGTGCTTCGCCGGCATATAACATTGAGGAAATGAGCTATGCTCTGAAGACTGCTCAAGCGAAAATCTTAATGACAACTGCTGCCTCCCTGTCAGTGGCAGTGCCAGCTGCGCAAAACGCAGGAATTCCTCGAAAACACATTTTTTTACTCGAGGGAGATGCACCTGGATATACAACTATTAAAGACCTTCTAAAAATCGGGGATAAGTCTGGGATCAGGGGCCAGGTGTTGCCATTCCAAATCCCTCCAGGTAAGACCAACAAGGATGTGTGCGGTTTTTTGACCTTCAGCAGTGGTACGACCGGACTACCTAAAGCG GTCATGATATCGCATCAGAATGTAATGGCGCAGTGCCTTCAGGTTCAACAGGTGACTTCCCCAGATCATAAAAAGGTTCTAGCCGTCCTTCCCTTATTCCACA TTACGGGTCTAGTTCATCAGATGCATCTTCCCGTCTTGCGCAATGCGGAGGTGTACATGCTGCCTTCATTCAGCATGGAGTCCATGCTAAGCACGGTCGTTGAATATCAAATATCCGAAATGCTACTTGTCCCACCCATTCTCATCCGTCTGTTACGGGACCCAATTGTAGCTCATTACAACCTCTCCCATGTTCAAAAATTCTCTTCTGGTGCTGCTCCACTTTCTTCTGAAATTCTACAAGAACTGGAACGAAGATTCCCGAGCACAGGTTTCAAGCAAGGATATGGAATGACCGAGTCCTGCAGTTGTATAACTGCCCATCCACTCGACAAGTGTACCTATAACTATGGACACCGAGGCGGCACCATTGTGGCAAACACCGAGGTCAAGATTATCGATCCTGATACTGGTCGAGAGCTTGGGTACGATGAACCCGGAGAGATTCTCGCTCGCGGACCACAGGTAGTAATGGGGTATTTGGACAACGAAAAGGCAACACGAGAAACATTTGATGAGGATGGATGGCTGCATACAGGTGATGTTGGATACATGGACCGTGAAGGTTTTATAACTATCACAGATCGCATCAAGGAAATGATCAAAGTAAAGGGAATTGCGGTTGCACCGGCCGAACTAGAAGACTTGTTACTTGGGCATCCTATGGTCGAGGACGTCGCTGTCAGTGGAATATCTGACGATTATACCGGTGAACGTCCCAAAGCTTATGTGGTGCTGAAACCAAGCTTCCGTCTGGAAAAGGATGCTTGCACTCTTGTCAAATTGGCACGAGAGCTTATCGACTATGTCCAAGAAAACAAAGTGCGTCACAAGTGGATTGTGGAAGTGGAAATCATTGATGAAATCCCAAAGAGTGCTAGCGGCAAAATTCTTCGGCGAGTTCTTCGCAAGTTCGAGTATGGAAAGAATGGCGAAGACCGATTGATCGCACGGCGCCAGGAAATCCGCTCAAAGCTTTAG
- a CDS encoding uncharacterized protein (ID:PFLUO_003384-T1.cds;~source:funannotate), with translation MHVISTLVLASASLASSYELPAKLEQLYKEHKTGNCKNVLGSGFNNGDSSADNVVYCGDIEGAIFLHSTANGGSYADMDVDCDGADNTAGACSNDPSGQGVTAFQSEVSKYGISDLNANIHPYVVFGNQDSSPKFAPNKFGMEPLSVMAVVCNGQLHYGIWGDTNGGTSTGEAAISMAELCFPNAGITGNNGHTPRDVLYIGFKGKEALPGADADWKAQETHAFEESIRAIGDKLVAKLGAGSSPAPTGSVSSSTPIASPTWTPSSSWSAPSGPPTRYWRRNMRA, from the exons ATGCATGTCATTTCTACACTAGTCCTCGCTTCTGCGAGCCTCGCTTCATCATATGAGCTGCCTGCCAAGTTAGAGCAGCTCTATAAGGAGCACAAA ACTGGAAACTGCAAGAACGTCCTCGGAAGTGGGTTTAACAACGGTGATTCTAGTGCCGACAATGTTGTGTATTGCGGAGACATTGAAGGAGCAATCTTCCTGCACAGCACCGCAAATGGAGGGAGTTATGCCGACATGGATGTGGACTGTGATGGTGCCGACAATACTGCCGGGGCCTGTTCAAATGATCCCAGTGGGCAAGGTGTTACTGCCTTCCAGTCTGAGGTCAGCAAGTATGGCATCTCAGACTTGAATGCCAACATTCATCCGTATGTCGTGTTCGGAAATCAGGACTCAAGTCCTAAATTTGCGCCCAACAAGTTTGGCATGGAACCTTTAAGCGTGATGGCAGTGGTTTGCAACGGCCAGCTG CACTATGGAATTTGGGGAGACACCAACGGCGGAACCTCAACTGGTGAGGCTGCCATCTCCATGGCCGAGCTTTGCTTCCCCAACGCCGGAATTACCGGCAACAATGGTCACACTCCGAGAGATGTCCTCTACATTGGCTTTAAAGGGAAAGAAGCGCTTCCAGGAGCCGACGCAGACTGGAAAGCTCAAGAAACCCATGCCTTCGAGGAAAGCATCAGGGCCATTGGAGACAAGCTTGTGGCTAAACTCGGCGCTGGGTCATCCCCAGCGCCTACAGGCTCAGTGTCTTCAAGCACACCTATTGCCAGCCCTACGTGGACTCCGAGTTCCTCGTGGTCTGCGCCATCGGGGCCGCCAACTCGTTACTGGCGACGCAACATGCGGGCATAG
- a CDS encoding uncharacterized protein (ID:PFLUO_003385-T1.cds;~source:funannotate) encodes MGIESSAHHGESVAPVPQAQQAQQSSAETSFQNSPIQKPMQPASVDTPVPRLTMRSLVMALFVSMGGLLFGYDTGQISGFQEMHDYLRRYGQLGKDGWMLTDVRAGLIVGLLSIGTLIGALVGAPVADFLGRKWSISVWCAILIVGLIVQISSPSGHWWQMVVGRWVTGLGVGGCSLLVPMYQGESAPRHIRGAMISCYQLFVTLGIFLAYCINLGTNTLEGSAQWRITLGITFLFAIVLGGGMVFFPESPRFEFRHGKAESAQRTLARLYGVPENHVQILQEMDEIREQLAAESQEQKWHEFITAPRMFYRIMLGMALQSLQQLTGANYFFYYGTTIFQGAGLSNSFVTQVILGAVNFATTFGGLYVVENFGRRKSLIFGGIWMFVCFMIFSSLGHFMLDLKHPENTPGVGKGMIVVACFFIAAYAMTWGPMIWAIAAELFPSKYRAKGMALATASNWLWNFLISFFTTFITSSIDFAYGYVFAGCLFVATLVVYFFVIEGKGRTLEELDWMYVNKVAPWKSSKFEIPRRHEWIAEESAPYARKEQEMFHAENA; translated from the exons ATGGGTATTGAATCttctgcccaccatggcgaGTCTGTCGCCCCGGTGCCGCAGGCACAGCAGGCACAGCAGTCGAGCGCCGAAACATCGTTCCAAAACAGTCCCATCCAGAAGCCGATGCAGCCCGCGAGCGTGGACACGCCAGTCCCGCGTTTGACCATGCGGTCGTTGGTCATGGCCCTTTTCGTCTCCATGGGTGGCTTGCTGTTTGGCTATGATACCGGACAGATTTCCGGATTCCAGGAGATGCACGACTACCTGAGACGGTACGGTCAACTAGGCaaagatggatggatgctgACGGACGTCCGCGCCGGTCTCATCGTTGGCTTGCTCTCCATCGGAACCCTCATCGGTGCCCTGGTTGGGGCGCCCGTCGCCGATTTCCTGGGCCGCAAGTGGTCCATCTCGGTGTGGTGTGCCATTCTCATCGTCGGTCTGATTGTCCAGATCTCCTCCCCGTCGGGTCACTGGTGGCAGATGGTGGTTGGTCGTTGGGTGACGGGTCTCGGTGTCGGCGGTTGCTCACTCCTCGTGCCCATGTACCAAGGTGAAAGCGCCCCCCGCCATATCCGCGGCGCGATGATCAGTTGCTACCAACTGTTCGTCACCTTGGGAATCTTCCTGGCCTACTGCATCAATCTGGGTACCAATACTCTTGAGGGTAGCGCTCAGTGGCGTATCACCCTGGGTATTACTTtcctcttcgccatcgttCTGGGTGGCGGTATGGTTTTCTTCCCTGAGAGTCCGCGCTTTGAGTTTCGCCATGGTAAGGCTGAGAGCGCTCAGCGCACCCTGGCCCGCCTGTACGGCGTGCCGGAGAACCACGTTCAGAttctgcaggagatggatgagattcgcgagcagctggctgcaGAGTCCCAGGAACAGAAGTGGCACGAGTTCATCACCGCTCCGCGCATGTTTTACCGTATCATGCTGGGCATGGCCTTGCAGTCTCTGCAGCAGCTCACCGGTGCCAACTACTTCTTCTATTAT GGAACGACAATTTTCCAAGGAGCCGGCCTCTCCAACAGCTTCGTCACACAGGTCATCCTTGGCGCAGTGAACTTCGCTACCACATTTGGAGGCCTTTATGTGGTTGAGAACTTCGGACGTCGCAAGTCACTGATCTTTGGTGGCATTTGGATGTTCGTGTGCTTTATGATTTTCTCATCGCTTGGTCACTTTATGCTGGACCTCAAGCACCCGGAGAACACCCCTGGGGTGGGCAAGGGCATGATTGTCGTCGCGTGCTTCTTTATCGCCGCTTACGCGATGACCTGGGGCccgatgatctgggccatTGCTGCAGAGCTATTCCCGTCCAAGTACCGCGCGAAGGGTATGGCTCTGGCAACTGCGTCCAACTGGTTGTGGAACTTTCTGATCAGTTTCTTCACCACTTTCATTACCAGCTCCATTGACTTTGCTTACGGCTATGTCTTTGCCGGATGTCTGTTCGTTGCTACTCTGGTCGTGTACTTCTTTGTCATCGAAGGCAAGGGGCGCACCCTGGAAGAACTGGACTGGATGTATGTCAACAAGGTGGCTCCGTGGAAGAGCAGCAAGTTTGAGATTCCTCGTCGCCACGAGTGGATCGCCGAAGAATCCGCCCCGTATGCACGGAAGGAACAAGAGATGTTCCACGCGGAGAATGCCTAG